The Echinicola rosea genome has a segment encoding these proteins:
- the ftsH gene encoding ATP-dependent zinc metalloprotease FtsH — protein sequence MSDKNKNKKFIPKPPQKPNFQLWLIVTAVIVLIGITWFNQRSAMIEITQMRFEDMVLSNDVKKVEVIYNQNYVEVTLKENALQNQRYKDELESQNPFFNPTGPHYKVTVPSVDKFIEKFETLEAKLPEEDQIGYEAHAEESWGNWFGSFGFLLLVFFLFWIMMRRMAGPSGPGGQIFNVGKSKAQLFDAENKVKITFGNVAGLDEAKEEVQEIVEFLKNPAKFTKLGGKIPKGALLVGPPGTGKTLLAKAVAGEAGVPFFTLSGSDFVEMFVGVGAARVRDLFKQAKEKAPCIIFIDEIDAIGRSRGKGQMPGSNDERENTLNSLLVEMDGFGTDTGVIVLAATNRPDVLDSALLRPGRFDRQISIDKPDIVGREAIFKVHLAPIKTNSDIDPKKLAAQTPGFAGAEIANVCNEAALIAARRNKAAVDMEDFQDAVDRVIGGLEKKNKIISPEEKKIVAYHEAGHAVAGWFLEHADPLVKVSIVPRGIAALGYAQYLPKEQFLYQTEQLIDEMCMTLGGRAAEEIIFDKISTGALSDLERVTKMAYSIVSIYGMNDKIGNVSFYDSKGSEYKFDKPYSEATAETIDEEVRNLITFAYDRTKQLLNQRKPELEKLAQELLEKEIIFQSDLEKLIGKRPFDKETTYEAFTKKTDNKAEDNKADNSPKVSGDDSSDVEESLSEEKDK from the coding sequence ATGAGTGATAAAAACAAAAATAAAAAGTTCATTCCCAAACCTCCCCAAAAGCCCAATTTCCAACTGTGGCTGATCGTCACTGCTGTCATTGTGCTGATAGGCATTACGTGGTTTAACCAACGCAGTGCTATGATCGAAATTACCCAGATGCGGTTTGAGGACATGGTACTTAGTAACGATGTCAAAAAAGTAGAGGTGATCTACAACCAAAACTATGTGGAAGTCACCCTAAAAGAAAATGCATTACAAAACCAACGATACAAGGACGAACTGGAATCCCAAAATCCTTTCTTCAATCCCACCGGACCACACTACAAGGTAACTGTGCCTTCTGTGGACAAGTTTATCGAGAAATTCGAAACACTTGAAGCCAAGCTTCCTGAGGAAGATCAGATCGGCTATGAAGCCCACGCTGAAGAAAGCTGGGGGAATTGGTTTGGCAGTTTTGGATTCTTACTGTTGGTATTCTTCCTATTCTGGATCATGATGAGAAGAATGGCCGGCCCAAGTGGACCTGGTGGCCAAATCTTCAATGTCGGGAAATCCAAAGCCCAGCTATTTGACGCTGAAAACAAGGTAAAAATCACCTTTGGCAATGTGGCAGGTTTGGATGAGGCCAAAGAGGAAGTACAGGAAATCGTAGAATTTTTGAAAAATCCTGCCAAGTTCACCAAGTTGGGTGGTAAGATCCCTAAAGGAGCACTGTTGGTAGGCCCTCCCGGTACCGGCAAGACCCTCTTGGCAAAAGCAGTAGCTGGTGAGGCAGGCGTGCCATTCTTCACACTTTCAGGTTCTGATTTCGTAGAAATGTTTGTAGGTGTGGGAGCAGCCAGGGTCCGTGACCTCTTCAAGCAAGCCAAGGAAAAAGCACCCTGTATCATCTTTATTGATGAGATAGATGCCATCGGTAGATCACGTGGAAAAGGCCAAATGCCCGGCTCCAATGACGAGCGCGAAAACACACTCAATTCGCTTTTGGTAGAGATGGATGGCTTTGGTACTGATACGGGTGTCATTGTATTGGCAGCGACCAACCGTCCTGACGTACTGGACAGCGCATTGCTTAGACCTGGACGATTTGACCGCCAGATCAGCATTGACAAGCCGGATATAGTAGGCCGGGAAGCCATTTTCAAGGTACACTTGGCTCCTATCAAAACCAATTCAGATATTGATCCCAAAAAGCTGGCGGCACAAACACCTGGCTTCGCAGGAGCAGAAATCGCCAATGTCTGTAACGAAGCGGCCCTGATCGCTGCTCGTAGAAATAAAGCAGCTGTGGACATGGAAGACTTCCAAGATGCCGTGGATCGTGTCATCGGAGGACTAGAAAAGAAAAACAAGATCATCTCTCCTGAGGAAAAGAAAATTGTTGCTTATCACGAAGCGGGCCATGCAGTAGCCGGATGGTTCCTAGAGCACGCAGATCCACTGGTAAAGGTAAGTATCGTACCTAGGGGAATCGCAGCTTTGGGCTATGCCCAATACCTTCCCAAGGAACAATTCCTCTACCAAACAGAGCAGTTGATCGATGAAATGTGCATGACCCTTGGTGGACGTGCTGCCGAAGAAATCATCTTTGATAAAATATCCACTGGCGCACTTAGCGACTTGGAAAGGGTGACAAAAATGGCCTACAGCATCGTTTCCATATATGGTATGAATGACAAAATCGGCAACGTGTCTTTCTATGACAGCAAAGGAAGCGAATATAAATTTGACAAGCCTTACTCCGAAGCTACCGCCGAAACCATAGACGAAGAGGTAAGAAACCTCATTACTTTCGCTTATGACAGGACCAAGCAGCTCCTCAACCAGCGAAAGCCGGAATTGGAAAAACTGGCGCAGGAATTACTTGAAAAAGAAATCATCTTCCAGTCTGACCTGGAAAAACTCATCGGTAAGCGTCCTTTTGACAAGGAAACTACTTATGAGGCTTTCACAAAAAAGACTGATAATAAGGCCGAAGACAACAAGGCAGACAATTCGCCCAAAGTATCTGGTGATGACTCCTCAGATGTAGAGGAAAGCCTCAGCGAGGAAAAAGACAAGTAG
- a CDS encoding biotin--[acetyl-CoA-carboxylase] ligase: protein MHKILANTVFLGKDIIYMTECHSTNEIALAKIKDGSVKEGSIILTDKQTRGKGQRGNRWYSEPGMNLTFSLVLAPVFISPQDQFDLNRMVSKAVKDALKLYAEGVMVKWPNDIVHETQGKLGGILIENSLTQSRIETSVVGIGLNLNQVDFAFPGPTSLAVLSGSQVDKWDVLNDILIEIEKRYIQVKKGKTDKLREAYWQDLYRREEWAAYEDDSGTFEGMVTGITEEGRLVIQKKGGKVNQYAFKEVKFL from the coding sequence ATGCATAAAATCCTTGCCAATACTGTTTTTCTCGGGAAAGATATCATTTACATGACAGAGTGTCACTCTACCAATGAAATTGCCTTGGCCAAAATCAAAGATGGAAGCGTAAAGGAAGGTAGCATTATCCTTACCGATAAGCAAACAAGAGGCAAGGGGCAGCGGGGAAACAGGTGGTATAGTGAGCCCGGAATGAACCTTACTTTTTCACTAGTGTTGGCGCCCGTTTTTATCTCGCCACAGGATCAGTTTGATCTGAACAGGATGGTTTCAAAGGCGGTAAAAGATGCTCTGAAATTGTATGCAGAAGGGGTTATGGTGAAATGGCCCAACGACATCGTTCATGAGACACAAGGTAAACTTGGAGGAATATTGATAGAAAATAGCCTGACGCAATCGCGTATTGAGACATCGGTAGTAGGGATCGGTCTAAACCTTAACCAAGTGGACTTTGCATTTCCTGGCCCCACCTCCTTGGCCGTTTTGTCAGGTAGTCAGGTGGATAAATGGGATGTGCTGAATGATATCCTCATCGAAATCGAAAAACGCTATATTCAAGTAAAGAAAGGGAAGACGGATAAACTGAGAGAAGCGTATTGGCAGGACCTCTATCGCCGTGAAGAATGGGCCGCTTATGAAGATGACAGCGGGACTTTTGAAGGCATGGTTACCGGAATTACGGAAGAGGGTAGGTTGGTCATCCAGAAAAAGGGCGGAAAAGTAAACCAATATGCATTTAAGGAGGTTAAATTTCTGTGA
- a CDS encoding SDR family oxidoreductase, with the protein MSYLNGMLKPDALEGKNILITGGGTGLGKSMGKYFLELGANLIIASRKLEVLRMTAKELESEVKRGSVLPLACDLREVDQVEAMFESAVEKLGHIDVVVNNAAGNFISPTERLSANAFQTVIDIVLKGTVNMTMTAGKHWIETRQPGTFLNIVTTYAWTGSGYVVPSATAKAGVLAMTRSLAVEWAKYRLRFNAIAPGPFPTEGAWSRLLPGELADEFDPAKRIPLKRVGEHQELANLAAYLVSDFSAYVNGEVITIDGGEWLNGAGQFSHLDQIPEKLWDQMEAMRKKK; encoded by the coding sequence ATGTCATATCTAAATGGAATGCTCAAGCCTGATGCCCTGGAAGGAAAAAATATCCTGATCACGGGTGGCGGTACTGGACTAGGAAAGTCCATGGGGAAGTATTTTCTGGAACTTGGTGCCAATCTGATCATTGCCAGCAGAAAGCTGGAGGTGCTCCGGATGACCGCCAAGGAACTGGAATCAGAAGTCAAAAGGGGAAGCGTATTACCGCTGGCCTGTGATCTACGAGAAGTGGATCAGGTAGAAGCGATGTTTGAAAGTGCCGTGGAAAAACTGGGACACATCGACGTGGTAGTAAACAATGCCGCAGGGAACTTTATCAGTCCTACCGAACGGCTTTCAGCAAATGCCTTTCAAACGGTCATCGACATTGTGCTAAAAGGCACCGTGAACATGACCATGACAGCCGGTAAGCATTGGATCGAAACGCGACAGCCTGGGACATTTTTGAATATTGTGACCACATATGCCTGGACAGGATCTGGATATGTGGTGCCCAGTGCGACAGCCAAGGCTGGTGTACTTGCGATGACCCGTTCGCTGGCAGTGGAATGGGCCAAGTATCGCCTCCGCTTCAATGCGATTGCACCGGGGCCCTTTCCCACAGAAGGAGCTTGGAGCCGCTTGTTGCCAGGGGAGTTGGCAGATGAATTTGATCCTGCTAAAAGGATTCCACTGAAAAGGGTCGGGGAGCACCAAGAGCTGGCCAATTTAGCAGCTTATTTGGTGTCCGATTTTTCTGCATATGTGAATGGAGAGGTGATCACTATTGATGGTGGTGAGTGGTTAAACGGAGCAGGACAGTTCAGCCACCTGGATCAGATACCAGAAAAGCTATGGGACCAAATGGAGGCCATGCGTAAAAAGAAGTAA
- a CDS encoding UDP-2,3-diacylglucosamine diphosphatase: MNIQLTPHKKVFFASDFHLGAPDQQTSKLREDKIIRWLGQIENEAAAIFLVGDIFDFWFEYDTVIPKGFIKFISKISQLRDKGVPVIFFTGNHDMWMKDYFTKELNIPIYHNPITLEINNKKLLVGHGDGLGPGDKNYKLLKKVFTNKFCQGLFKWLHPDIGIKIAEKWSGSSRISNQAKNEDSFKGNDEWLWQYCKDVEKKMHFDYYVFGHRHLPLTLDVSEDSIYFNLGEWVSQYTYGVFDGEKFELSVFEE, encoded by the coding sequence ATGAACATTCAATTAACACCCCATAAAAAGGTATTTTTCGCTTCTGATTTTCATCTTGGGGCTCCTGACCAGCAAACCAGTAAATTAAGAGAAGACAAAATCATTCGGTGGCTTGGCCAAATTGAGAATGAAGCGGCCGCCATCTTTTTGGTGGGGGACATATTTGATTTTTGGTTTGAATATGACACGGTCATCCCAAAAGGCTTTATCAAATTTATCAGTAAAATTTCACAACTCAGGGATAAAGGTGTCCCGGTCATATTCTTTACTGGCAACCACGACATGTGGATGAAGGATTATTTCACGAAAGAACTCAACATCCCCATCTATCACAACCCCATCACGCTTGAAATCAACAACAAGAAACTACTTGTGGGGCACGGGGACGGCCTGGGACCAGGAGACAAAAACTATAAACTGCTCAAGAAGGTCTTTACCAATAAGTTTTGCCAAGGACTCTTCAAATGGCTTCATCCGGACATTGGGATCAAGATCGCTGAAAAATGGTCGGGTAGTAGCCGCATCAGCAATCAGGCCAAAAACGAAGACAGCTTCAAAGGAAATGATGAGTGGCTCTGGCAATACTGCAAGGATGTCGAAAAAAAGATGCATTTTGACTATTACGTATTCGGTCATCGGCACCTTCCGCTGACATTGGATGTCAGTGAGGATTCGATATACTTCAACCTCGGCGAATGGGTAAGCCAATACACCTATGGCGTATTTGATGGAGAGAAATTTGAATTATCGGTTTTTGAAGAATGA
- a CDS encoding CPXCG motif-containing cysteine-rich protein, with protein sequence MQFNTLAITMLTIEHHFTCPHCLASISMILDLSVSPQQYIEDCEVCCQPIEVHFETEGENLTNFSASPVEQ encoded by the coding sequence TTGCAATTCAACACACTGGCCATTACCATGCTGACGATAGAACACCATTTTACCTGCCCGCATTGTCTTGCTTCCATTTCGATGATCCTAGACCTCAGTGTCAGCCCTCAGCAGTACATCGAGGACTGCGAGGTATGTTGCCAACCAATAGAGGTGCATTTTGAAACAGAAGGCGAAAATTTAACCAACTTTTCAGCATCCCCTGTAGAACAGTAA
- a CDS encoding HYC_CC_PP family protein: MRKLVQIVLLIIYFCFNAGMSYSMHYCGEELAHINLFAADKNCCPGGEEMPGCCDDVPKTDLQNADQNLARLMDVYFYNTSLLPLPDLMSEILVCLAQQTEKYPTLRLQSEAPPSLVPIHIKHQTFLI, translated from the coding sequence ATGCGAAAACTTGTCCAAATAGTGCTGTTGATAATTTATTTCTGCTTCAATGCGGGGATGAGTTATTCCATGCATTATTGTGGAGAAGAGCTGGCGCATATCAATCTTTTTGCAGCGGATAAGAACTGTTGTCCTGGAGGAGAGGAGATGCCTGGGTGCTGTGACGATGTGCCCAAGACAGACCTTCAGAATGCTGACCAGAATCTGGCAAGACTCATGGATGTGTATTTTTACAACACCTCTTTGTTGCCGCTACCTGACCTGATGTCAGAGATTTTGGTGTGTTTGGCCCAGCAAACTGAAAAATATCCCACCCTCCGCCTCCAGAGTGAAGCGCCACCGTCGCTGGTTCCCATACATATTAAGCATCAAACTTTTTTGATTTAA
- the ahcY gene encoding adenosylhomocysteinase — protein MSETKSKYVKYKVKDISLADWGRKEIRLAEAEMPGLMALRAEYGAAKPLQGARIAGCLHMTIQTAVLIETLVELGAEVTWSSCNIFSTQDHAAAAIAAAGIPVYAWKGMNEEEFDWCIEQTLFFGEDKEPLNMILDDGGDLTNMVLDKYPELVQGIKGVSEETTTGVHRLYERMKNGTLPMPAINVNDSVTKSKFDNKYGCKESLVDAIRRATDVMLAGKVAVVAGYGDVGKGSAASLRGAGARVIVTEIDPICALQASMDGFEVKKMINAAAEADIVVTATGNKDIITGEHFKVMKDKTIVCNIGHFDNEIDVAWLNENFGDTKDEIKPQVDLYNVNGHDIILLAEGRLVNLGCATGHPSFVMSNSFTNQTLAQMELWNNTDQYENKVYVLPKHLDEKVAALHLGKLSVELEELTEDQAKYIGVEVAGPFKPDYYRY, from the coding sequence ATGTCAGAAACTAAATCAAAGTACGTCAAGTATAAAGTAAAAGATATTTCTTTGGCCGATTGGGGGCGCAAGGAAATCAGATTGGCTGAAGCAGAGATGCCGGGTTTGATGGCATTAAGGGCCGAGTATGGAGCAGCCAAGCCGCTACAAGGTGCCAGAATAGCAGGTTGTCTCCACATGACCATCCAGACTGCCGTGTTGATCGAGACATTGGTGGAGCTTGGGGCTGAGGTGACTTGGTCTTCTTGTAATATCTTTTCCACGCAGGATCATGCTGCCGCGGCCATTGCTGCTGCTGGCATCCCGGTTTATGCTTGGAAAGGAATGAATGAGGAAGAGTTTGACTGGTGTATTGAACAAACCTTGTTTTTTGGTGAAGATAAGGAGCCTTTGAACATGATCTTGGATGATGGAGGGGATTTGACCAATATGGTATTGGACAAATACCCTGAATTGGTACAAGGAATCAAAGGCGTGTCTGAAGAAACCACCACTGGTGTGCATAGGCTTTACGAACGGATGAAAAATGGTACCCTACCAATGCCGGCCATCAACGTCAACGATTCGGTGACCAAGTCAAAATTTGATAACAAATACGGCTGTAAGGAATCTTTGGTAGATGCCATCAGAAGAGCTACTGATGTAATGCTTGCAGGTAAAGTGGCCGTGGTAGCAGGATATGGGGATGTCGGAAAAGGTTCTGCCGCTTCCTTGAGAGGTGCTGGTGCCCGGGTGATCGTGACCGAAATCGATCCTATCTGTGCCCTTCAAGCCTCCATGGATGGTTTTGAAGTTAAGAAAATGATCAATGCAGCTGCTGAAGCAGATATCGTGGTGACCGCTACTGGAAATAAGGATATCATCACTGGCGAGCATTTCAAAGTGATGAAAGATAAAACCATCGTTTGTAATATTGGACATTTTGACAATGAAATCGACGTGGCTTGGTTAAACGAAAACTTCGGTGACACCAAAGATGAAATCAAGCCTCAGGTGGACCTGTATAATGTCAATGGCCATGACATCATCCTGTTGGCAGAAGGAAGATTGGTGAACTTGGGCTGTGCCACTGGACACCCTTCTTTTGTAATGTCCAATTCATTTACCAATCAGACCTTGGCCCAAATGGAGCTTTGGAATAACACAGATCAGTACGAAAACAAAGTGTATGTCCTCCCTAAGCACCTTGACGAAAAGGTAGCTGCATTGCATTTAGGCAAACTAAGTGTAGAGCTGGAAGAGCTTACTGAAGATCAAGCCAAATACATTGGCGTGGAAGTAGCCGGGCCATTCAAGCCTGATTATTACAGGTATTGA
- the rsfS gene encoding ribosome silencing factor, translating to MTAEELSKIIVKGMEDKKASDIVVMDLREINNSVSDFFVICSGSSDKQIEAISDAVEEEVYKSNKEKPWRNEGKNTNQWVLVDYIDVVAHIFLKNKREFYGLEELWGDAKITEIN from the coding sequence ATGACAGCAGAAGAGCTGAGTAAAATTATCGTAAAAGGAATGGAAGATAAAAAAGCTTCCGATATCGTGGTGATGGATTTGCGGGAAATTAACAATTCTGTTTCTGATTTTTTTGTGATTTGTTCTGGCTCATCTGACAAACAGATCGAGGCAATATCCGATGCCGTAGAAGAAGAAGTTTACAAATCCAATAAAGAAAAACCCTGGAGAAACGAAGGAAAAAACACCAATCAATGGGTCTTAGTGGATTATATTGATGTGGTAGCACATATTTTCTTGAAAAATAAAAGAGAATTTTATGGACTTGAAGAATTATGGGGTGATGCTAAAATCACCGAAATAAATTAA
- a CDS encoding T9SS type A sorting domain-containing protein produces the protein MRKHLLSKILHIIFLTAALLVSSGTAREFYAQNFLKKSENNITFPKNLNKPDVDFNLKSTGSKKFKIILEDDVQNNTSVKIFDIIGNLIMEDTIKPKDGKQKNYDFSHISSELFVVEVGNSKYNKTKSIYANPQGVKKHDVASSRTTSDHKRDSTLEK, from the coding sequence ATGAGAAAACATTTACTAAGTAAGATTTTACATATCATTTTTCTAACTGCAGCATTACTGGTATCATCCGGTACGGCCCGAGAATTTTATGCCCAAAATTTCCTTAAGAAATCGGAAAACAATATTACTTTTCCCAAAAACCTGAACAAGCCCGACGTAGATTTTAACCTAAAATCTACTGGATCAAAAAAATTCAAGATCATCCTAGAAGATGATGTACAGAACAACACATCCGTGAAGATTTTTGATATCATTGGAAACTTGATCATGGAGGATACCATAAAACCCAAAGACGGTAAGCAAAAAAACTATGATTTTTCACATATCAGCAGTGAGCTGTTTGTAGTAGAGGTAGGAAACTCCAAATACAATAAAACAAAAAGCATCTATGCCAATCCTCAAGGAGTCAAAAAGCATGATGTCGCCAGCTCCCGTACCACTTCTGACCATAAACGTGACAGCACACTGGAGAAATAA